The Colias croceus chromosome 23, ilColCroc2.1 genome window below encodes:
- the LOC123702295 gene encoding uncharacterized protein LOC123702295 yields MSTKNNIDVRPFKKLKINNIDVEALIDTGSDANLIIMSYFRKIQGEKLLSYSSGTTETLTGIAEKEIYTKGSFTAKIEIDDCYFETLFYVVDDGAIPVNIILGNPVLKEVEINFKSGTITATRILHLTMLENENEDITNIENKEYKNKIQNIIKEYNPKRCTKESNVKLKILLTDDVPVYQNPRRLSPLELNIVDKQIKEWLDEGIIKTRN; encoded by the exons AtgtcaactaaaaataatattgatgtgaGACCTTTTAAGAAgctgaaaataaacaatattgatGTAGAAGCCCTGATTGATACCGGAAGCGatgctaatttaataattatgtcttattttaggaagattcaaggtgaaaaattgttatcttATAGTTCAGGAACCACAGAAACTTTAACTGGAATAGCTGAAAaggaaatttatacaaaaggaTCTTTCACagcaaaaattgaaattgatgattgttattttgaaactttattttatgttgttgatGATGGCGCTATCCCTGTCAACATCATATTAGGAAATCCTGTACTGAAAgaagtagaaatcaattttaaatctgGAACTATCACTGCAACAAGAATATTACACCTTACAATGCTAgagaatgaaaatgaagatatcacaaatattgaaaacaaagaatataagaataaaatacagaatattataaaagaatataaccCCAAAAGATGTACTAAAGAatcaaatgtaaaacttaaaatattattaaccgatGATGTACCAGTTTATCAGAATCCACGACGATTGTCACCTTTGGAGCTTAACATTGTTGACAAACAGATTAAAGAATGGCTTGATgaaggaataataaaaacaa GAAATTGA